One Eurosta solidaginis isolate ZX-2024a chromosome 5, ASM4086904v1, whole genome shotgun sequence DNA segment encodes these proteins:
- the Klp64D gene encoding kinesin-like protein KIF3A: protein MPQEANLHYIGSDGDEIENVRVVVRVRPMEKSEISCSAVNVIQVDKINRAITAVKPQATANEPPKTYYFDNVFGSDSNQLDLYVDTARPIVEKVLEGYNGTIFAYGQTGTGKTYTMSGNPDSPQTKGIIPNAFAHIFGHIAKARENQKFLVRVSYMEIYNEEVRDLLGKDVSKSLEVKERPDIGVFVKDLSGYVVHNADDLENIMRLGNKNRAVGATKMNQESSRSHAIFSITVESSELSQGDMTNVRMGKLQLVDLAGSERQSRTQACGQRLKEATKINLSLSVLGNVISALVDGKSTHIPYRNSKLTRLLQDSLGGNSKTVMCATISPADVNYMETISTLRYASRAKNIQNRMRVNEEPKDALLRHFQEEIARLRQQLEERDHEDQISEEEEEDIEEDDADIEIETEEPPTVNGKKSKKREKSDAEKEEKERRAQEHQREIEHAKSEQEQLRNKLMSLEGKILVGGENLLEKAQTQEKLLEQSLAELEEREQAERALQQTLQQKETERIDIEERYSSLQDASTGSTKKIHRVMQMLMGVKSELADQQQEHQREKEGIYENIRSLSRELALCELVLNSYIPKEYQSMINQYTQWNEDIGEWQLKCVAYTGNNMRKHIAEPQETTNKQEFIDLSHVYLSYNTDGVTNPVRTKSVRPRTSGVPRPTTARRY, encoded by the coding sequence ATGCCACAAGAAGCCAATTTACACTACATAGGATCCGATGGAGATGAAATCGAAAATGTACGAGTTGTAGTTCGTGTGAGGCCAATggaaaaatctgaaataagttGCAGTGCAGTTAATGTTATACAAGTGGATAAAATCAATCGCGCGATTACAGCAGTCAAACCTCAAGCAACTGCGAACGAACCACCAAAAACATATTACTTTGATAATGTATTCGGCAGCGATTCCAATCAACTTGACTTGTATGTGGACACGGCACGGCCTATAGTAGAAAAGGTGCTTGAGGGTTATAATGGCACAATCTTCGCTTATGGACAAACGGGTACAGGTAAAACATATACAATGTCTGGTAATCCCGACTCTCCACAAACAAAGGGAATCATACCAAATGCGTTCGCACACATATTCGGACACATTGCTAAAGCAAGAGAAAATCAGAAATTCTTGGTACGTGTAAGCTATATGGAAATATACAATGAAGAAGTACGCGACTTGCTGGGCAAAGATGTAAGCAAAAGCCTAGAAGTAAAAGAACGACCTGACATTGGTGTATTCGTAAAAGATCTCAGCGGTTATGTAGTACACAATGCAGATGATTTGGAAAATATCATGCGCTTAGGTAATAAGAATCGTGCTGTGGGCGCAACTAAAATGAATCAAGAATCATCACGTTCACATGCAATTTTCTCGATTACTGTGGAAAGTAGCGAACTGAGCCAAGGTGATATGACTAATGTACGTATGGGGAAGCTACAGTTAGTAGATTTGGCTGGATCAGAGAGGCAGAGTCGGACACAAGCATGTGGACAACGTTTaaaagaggctactaaaataaaTTTATCGCTATCTGTATTGGGTAATGTAATAAGTGCGTTGGTAGATGGCAAGAGCACACATATACCTTACCGTAATTCTAAATTGACACGTTTGTTACAAGATTCACTCGGTGGTAATTCGAAAACGGTAATGTGTGCTACCATAAGTCCAGCAGATGTTAATTATATGGAAACAATATCGACTTTACGATATGCTAGTCGggccaagaacatacaaaacCGAATGCGTGTCAATGAGGAACCAAAAGATGCCCTACTGCGTCATTTTCAAGAGGAGATTGCACGGTTACGCCAACAGCTTGAAGAGCGTGATCACGAAGATCAAATATCCGAGGAAGAGGAGGAAGATATAGAGGAAGACGATGCTGATATCGAGATAGAAACCGAAGAGCCACCTACTGTGAATGGCAAGAAGtcaaaaaaacgagaaaaaagcgACGCAGAGAAAGAAGAAAAGGAACGACGTGCACAAGAGCATCAACGTGAAATTGAGCACGCAAAGTCAGAACAAGAACAATTGCGTAACAAACTTATGTCATTGGAAGGAAAAATATTGGTTGGTGGTGAGAATTTGTTGGAAAAAGCACAAACTCAAGAGAAGCTATTAGAACAATCGCTTGCAGAGTTAGAAGAACGTGAGCAGGCGGAAAGAGCATTACAACAAACACTGCAACAAAAGGAAACCGAGCGCATAGATATTGAGGAACGTTATTCGTCACTGCAAGATGCAAGCACTGGTAGTACTAAGAAAATTCATCGTGTCATGCAAATGCTAATGGGCGTAAAATCTGAATTGGCTGATCAACAACAAGAACATCAGCGCGAAAAGGAGGGTATTTACGAAAATATACGTAGCTTATCACGTGAGCTTGCACTCTGTGAATTGGTTTTAAATTCATACATACCAAAGGAATATCAATCGATGATCAATCAGTATACTCAGTGGAATGAAGATATTGGTGAATGGCAGTTGAAATGTGTCGCTTACACTGGTAATAACATGCGCAAACACATTGCTGAGCCGCAGGAGACCACTAATAAACAGGAATTTATAGACCTTTCGCATGTCTATTTGAGTTATAATACTGACGGTGTTACAAATCCGGTGCGCACAAAGTCTGTACGTCCACGCACTTCTGGTGTACCACGTCCGACTACAGCACGACGCTATTAA